One Phocaeicola dorei genomic region harbors:
- a CDS encoding OmpA family protein, which produces MKYKVLTLSLLMAGACATTLKAQDTNYYTPKWSDNIFVSVGGGIHAIENDGFNKLAPHFSISLGKLITPTWGIRGQVNGITQHLCLDNSYYEHNKNYVGANIDAMVNLSTLFAGANPSRFFEVYGFAGPMLSVAKSQNVTIKNDGTMVPEGESKARARIGASAGVGLKFNINKYWAIDVEARGAIAPSIFGNISSHRKAEGTGMLTAGVSYIFGGKKFAKVEDRVVEKEVIKEVIREVPKEVVKEVIKEVPSAAEVAIFFKIGKAKISPEGMVNVQLMAKAIKANPNAKYKIAGFADKATGSASFNQTLSEKRAQAVYDALVAEGVKESQLEKVAMGGTDNMFGKNYLNRVVILEVK; this is translated from the coding sequence ATGAAATATAAAGTATTAACTCTGTCGCTTCTGATGGCAGGTGCTTGTGCTACTACTCTTAAAGCACAAGACACCAACTATTATACTCCGAAATGGAGCGATAACATCTTCGTCAGTGTAGGTGGAGGTATCCACGCTATTGAAAACGATGGTTTCAATAAGCTGGCTCCTCACTTCAGCATCTCTTTGGGTAAGTTAATTACTCCCACATGGGGGATACGTGGTCAGGTAAATGGTATCACACAACACTTGTGTTTGGATAACAGTTACTACGAACACAACAAGAACTACGTAGGAGCTAACATTGACGCTATGGTAAACTTGTCAACTCTGTTTGCAGGTGCTAATCCTAGCCGTTTTTTTGAAGTATATGGTTTTGCTGGTCCTATGCTTTCCGTAGCTAAGTCACAGAACGTAACAATCAAGAATGATGGAACAATGGTTCCCGAAGGTGAAAGCAAAGCAAGAGCACGTATTGGTGCATCCGCCGGTGTAGGCTTGAAGTTCAACATTAACAAATATTGGGCTATCGATGTTGAAGCTCGCGGCGCCATCGCTCCTTCTATCTTTGGTAATATCAGTAGCCACCGTAAAGCTGAAGGAACAGGTATGTTGACAGCTGGTGTCAGCTACATCTTTGGTGGCAAGAAGTTTGCTAAAGTTGAAGACCGTGTAGTAGAAAAAGAAGTGATCAAGGAAGTGATCCGCGAAGTTCCGAAAGAAGTAGTTAAGGAAGTGATTAAAGAAGTTCCTAGCGCTGCAGAAGTTGCTATCTTCTTCAAAATCGGTAAAGCAAAGATCAGTCCGGAAGGTATGGTTAATGTACAGTTAATGGCTAAAGCAATCAAAGCTAATCCTAACGCTAAGTACAAAATTGCAGGTTTCGCTGATAAAGCTACAGGATCTGCTTCATTCAACCAGACTTTGTCTGAAAAACGTGCTCAGGCTGTTTACGATGCATTGGTTGCAGAAGGCGTAAAAGAAAGCCAGCTTGAAAAAGTTGCTATGGGTGGAACAGATAACATGTTTGGTAAGAACTATTTGAACCGCGTAGTTATCTTGGAAGTAAAATAA